The Acropora palmata chromosome 10, jaAcrPala1.3, whole genome shotgun sequence genome contains a region encoding:
- the LOC141893927 gene encoding uncharacterized protein LOC141893927, producing MGFMNSTFPLAVYGLQDAFSGYILYFKLWTTNADPKLIGCWYMDHLYRTKVISKYLRLDRGTETGHMATIHAFLRQDQENELGTVFYGPSTNNKIEKWWRDLHHRFERFFKRQLTILFEQSHYDPSKQNHFNRQLLPFIFLPVIQKEMETFRETVWNAHSVRSQREAQMPKGIPYHLYSFPEHYSADKFGLQVTQEALDDVATISGVMSVGDD from the exons ATGGGCTTCATGAATAGCACTTTTCCTTTAGCAGTGTATGGCTTGCAAGATGCCTTTAGTGGAtatattttgtatttcaaaTTGTGGACTACAAATGCTGACCCAAAGTTGATTGGATGTTGGTATATGGACCATTTGTACAGGACAAAAg TGATCAGTAAATACCTAAGGCTAGACAGAGGAACTGAGACTGGCCACATGGCTACCATTCATGCATTTTTAAGGCAGGACCAGGAAAATGAACTAGGTACAGTTTTTTATGGACCATCTACAAATAACAAG ATAGAAAAATGGTGGAGAGACCTTCACCACCgatttgaaagatttttcaaGAGACAGCTGACTATATTGTTTGAGCAAAGCCATTATGAtccaagcaaacaaaat CATTTCAACAGACAGCTATTgcctttcatttttcttcctgtcattcaaaaagaaatggaaacttTTAGAGAAACTGTATGGAATGCCCATAGCGTGAGGAGTCAAAGAGAGGCTCAAATGCCAAAAGGGATACCATACCACCTGTACTCATTTCCAGAGCACTACAGTGCAGATAAATTTG GTTTGCAAGTTACTCAAGAAGCTTTGGATGACGTTGCAACAATCTCAGGTGTCATGTCAGTTGGGGATGATTAA